In one window of Candidatus Omnitrophota bacterium DNA:
- the rmuC gene encoding DNA recombination protein RmuC: protein MTYVIFGLALLSLSGIAVLLWRQRSSDPAGAFKNFEGALTASQERLERLVREEISRNRDEQTRAGQQARQEMAQSLDTFNRSLLQLTQMNDQKLEQVRSVVEDRLQKLQEENSQKLEKMRETVDEKLHSTLEKRLGESFRLVSERLEKVHQGLGEMQNLASQVGDIKKVLANVKTRGIWGEVQLGNLLDQILTPDQFDKNVVTKRGSRDPVEFAIKLPGRDSRPVYLPIDAKFPVEDYQRLLEAQEQSNPALMEEIGKALEARIKGEAKNIRDKYLDPPSTTDFAIMFLPTEGLYAEILRRPGFSELLQREFRVVVAGPTTIAAILNSLQMGFRTLAVEKRASEVWVLLGKVKTEFSQFGDILDKTKKKLEEASNSIESAQTRTRQIEKKLKDVQELPGSPAQLPGAVNALEISHEPDGNPVSR, encoded by the coding sequence ATGACCTATGTGATTTTCGGACTTGCCCTTTTATCCCTGTCGGGGATCGCTGTTCTGCTGTGGCGCCAGCGTTCGTCGGACCCGGCCGGCGCGTTCAAGAATTTTGAAGGCGCGTTGACCGCCAGCCAGGAACGCCTGGAGCGGCTGGTCCGCGAGGAGATCTCCCGCAATCGCGATGAGCAGACCCGGGCCGGCCAGCAGGCCCGCCAGGAGATGGCTCAGAGCCTCGATACCTTTAACCGGTCCCTTCTTCAACTGACCCAGATGAATGACCAGAAGCTGGAGCAGGTCCGCTCCGTGGTCGAAGACCGTCTTCAAAAGCTCCAGGAGGAAAACAGCCAGAAGCTTGAGAAGATGCGCGAGACCGTGGACGAGAAACTCCATTCGACGCTGGAGAAGCGCCTCGGCGAATCGTTCCGCCTGGTGAGCGAGCGTTTGGAGAAAGTCCATCAGGGGCTGGGGGAGATGCAGAATCTGGCGTCGCAGGTCGGCGACATCAAGAAAGTTCTGGCCAACGTCAAGACCCGCGGGATATGGGGGGAGGTCCAGTTGGGGAATCTCCTGGACCAGATCCTGACGCCCGATCAATTCGATAAAAATGTGGTCACCAAGCGGGGCAGCCGCGATCCCGTGGAATTCGCCATCAAGCTCCCGGGCCGCGACAGCCGGCCGGTCTATCTTCCGATTGACGCGAAATTTCCCGTCGAGGATTACCAGCGGCTGCTGGAGGCCCAGGAACAGTCCAACCCGGCTTTGATGGAGGAAATCGGGAAGGCCCTGGAGGCGCGCATCAAGGGCGAAGCGAAAAATATCCGGGACAAGTACCTCGATCCTCCGAGCACGACCGATTTCGCCATCATGTTCCTGCCGACCGAAGGGCTTTATGCCGAAATCCTGCGCCGCCCCGGTTTCAGCGAACTTTTGCAAAGGGAGTTCCGCGTGGTGGTGGCCGGGCCTACGACCATCGCGGCGATCCTGAACAGCCTGCAGATGGGCTTTCGTACGCTTGCCGTCGAGAAACGCGCCAGCGAAGTCTGGGTGCTGCTCGGCAAGGTCAAGACCGAGTTCTCGCAATTCGGCGATATCCTGGACAAGACCAAAAAGAAGCTGGAAGAGGCGAGCAACTCCATCGAATCCGCCCAGACGCGGACCCGGCAGATCGAGAAGAAGCTCAAGGACGTGCAGGAACTCCCCGGAAGCCCTGCGCAGCTGCCCGGCGCCGTCAACGCATTGGAGATTTCTCATGAGCCCGACGGGAACCCAGTCTCCCGCTGA
- the cutA gene encoding divalent-cation tolerance protein CutA, translating into MKDHIVVLVTAKDAQEARKIGTALLEQKLAACVNIVPGVESLFWWQGKLDQAAEVMLVIKSRKDLFEKIVATVKALHSYEVPEVIALPVAAGHQDYLRWLDESVSPAPRG; encoded by the coding sequence ATGAAGGACCACATCGTTGTCCTCGTAACAGCCAAGGACGCGCAGGAGGCCCGGAAGATCGGGACCGCCCTGCTGGAGCAGAAACTCGCGGCCTGCGTGAACATCGTGCCGGGCGTAGAGTCCCTGTTCTGGTGGCAGGGCAAGCTGGACCAGGCCGCCGAAGTGATGCTGGTGATCAAGTCGCGGAAAGATTTGTTTGAGAAGATCGTGGCAACCGTGAAGGCGCTGCACAGCTACGAGGTCCCCGAGGTGATCGCCCTGCCGGTCGCGGCCGGGCATCAGGACTATCTCCGCTGGCTGGATGAGTCCGTTTCGCCGGCGCCCCGCGGATAA
- a CDS encoding peptidyl-prolyl cis-trans isomerase: MLKFIRKKGVMKKILWCLAIVIILVFGFLGQAYLLNAPGEIRNAGQIFGRTVSLEEFEKQRQQTVVQAILRYGKNFNKIRDFLNIEAETWDRLILLQEARKRRITVSDADVIAAVQKYPFFQGEDGAFDSLRYNDVLKYALKIRPRDFEETVRDSLKFEKLYLLETSSTDVTEEEAFNAYRQENEKVQVSYAFIPAEEFKGQVSVDEAEVEKYYQDHKQEFFMPPAVNAEYVRAEYPADLKDEALAKAKDETLAKIRAVIQEAAEGKTLAETAKGQGLTVQESGFFSMEQPNLQMGQSFETLQNIFRMDPGQISDPIETPRGFQVIRLKEKKEAYVPEFADIKDTVAEAWKVQEAKQFAKQKAEESLTALTGALASTQFPDFAKTARDMKLDVQQTPFFSLGQYLPTIGIEKGFQETAFSLNDTKKISGIVEVLKGYCILYLDSRQPADMKGFEEKKQEIADALLTEKRNQVFSDFLTKLRLQANLKDNISEYLASRQSR, from the coding sequence ATGCTTAAGTTCATCCGCAAAAAGGGGGTCATGAAAAAGATCCTCTGGTGTCTGGCCATCGTCATCATCCTCGTGTTCGGGTTCCTGGGGCAGGCCTACCTGCTCAACGCCCCCGGTGAGATCCGCAACGCGGGCCAGATCTTCGGCCGCACCGTCTCGCTGGAGGAGTTCGAAAAACAGCGCCAGCAGACCGTTGTCCAGGCCATCCTGCGTTACGGCAAAAACTTCAATAAGATCCGCGACTTCCTGAACATTGAAGCCGAGACCTGGGACCGGCTGATCCTTCTGCAGGAAGCCCGCAAGCGGCGGATCACGGTCTCGGACGCGGACGTGATCGCCGCCGTCCAGAAATACCCCTTTTTCCAGGGGGAGGACGGCGCTTTTGACAGCCTCCGCTACAACGACGTCCTGAAATACGCGCTCAAGATCCGGCCCAGGGATTTTGAGGAGACCGTCCGGGACTCGCTCAAATTTGAAAAACTCTATCTCCTGGAAACCTCTTCGACCGACGTCACCGAGGAAGAAGCCTTCAACGCCTACCGGCAGGAAAATGAAAAAGTCCAGGTGAGCTATGCCTTTATCCCGGCGGAAGAGTTCAAGGGCCAGGTCAGCGTTGATGAAGCGGAAGTTGAAAAATACTACCAGGACCACAAACAGGAATTTTTCATGCCTCCGGCGGTCAACGCCGAATATGTCCGCGCCGAATATCCGGCCGATCTCAAGGACGAAGCCCTGGCCAAGGCCAAAGATGAAACCCTGGCAAAGATCCGGGCCGTGATCCAGGAGGCCGCCGAGGGGAAGACCCTGGCAGAGACCGCCAAAGGCCAGGGACTGACCGTCCAGGAGAGCGGGTTCTTCAGCATGGAACAGCCGAATCTCCAAATGGGACAGTCGTTCGAGACCCTGCAGAATATCTTCCGCATGGACCCCGGACAAATTTCCGACCCCATCGAGACGCCCCGGGGATTTCAGGTCATCCGCCTCAAGGAGAAAAAAGAGGCCTACGTTCCGGAGTTCGCGGATATCAAAGATACGGTCGCCGAGGCCTGGAAAGTCCAGGAAGCCAAGCAGTTCGCGAAACAGAAAGCCGAAGAAAGCTTAACGGCCCTCACCGGCGCTTTGGCCTCCACCCAGTTTCCCGATTTTGCCAAAACGGCGAGGGACATGAAACTCGATGTCCAGCAAACGCCCTTCTTTTCCCTCGGCCAGTATCTGCCGACGATCGGGATCGAAAAGGGATTTCAGGAGACCGCCTTTTCGCTGAACGACACAAAAAAGATAAGCGGGATCGTGGAAGTGCTGAAAGGATACTGCATCCTCTACCTGGACTCGCGGCAACCGGCGGACATGAAGGGATTTGAAGAGAAGAAACAAGAAATCGCCGACGCCCTGCTCACGGAAAAACGGAACCAGGTCTTCAGCGATTTTCTCACCAAGCTGCGGCTGCAGGCGAACCTCAAAGACAATATCTCGGAATATCTGGCCAGCCGGCAGAGCCGCTGA
- a CDS encoding cupin domain-containing protein, with protein MSKIKIERLDDRQKKDLAIPDAPRPQGPWSVWECKPSTFDWHYDRTERAFLYEGKVKVSAGGEQVELKAGDFVTFPKGLSCTWDITETIRKVYKFES; from the coding sequence ATGAGCAAAATCAAGATCGAGCGCCTTGACGATCGGCAAAAAAAAGACCTGGCGATCCCCGACGCCCCCCGGCCCCAGGGGCCGTGGTCGGTCTGGGAATGCAAACCCTCAACGTTCGACTGGCACTATGACCGCACGGAGAGGGCCTTTCTGTATGAAGGGAAGGTCAAGGTTTCCGCAGGCGGCGAGCAGGTTGAGCTGAAAGCCGGGGATTTTGTGACGTTTCCGAAAGGCCTAAGCTGCACGTGGGACATCACCGAAACCATCCGCAAAGTTTACAAATTCGAATCTTAG
- a CDS encoding tetratricopeptide repeat protein translates to MRLPMPSRPYLYIMGVLGACFFSSSVLAFQPDDNKARSIAHYTMGVIRDFEGATEDAIAEFEKAAEYDNANYAVHLRLGADYARIGKLDGAISELQLALKQDPVNVQARYLLALIYSTQKEFDKAAQEYELILKSFTTVEPENIEIYGYLGQLYYSQKQYDKAIQQFETILQIDPKNDEVMFLLGALYLEANDRPKALEMFSKAVEVNPDNDGCLNSLAYLYAEDGIQLDKALEMVERAVSIDPDNGAYLDSLGWVHFKKGNYEEALKFLKEADSRLEDPVINEHIGDVYYKLNQQDNAKKYWGRSLELDPDQSHLKEKIRELDKPQAAVPNQVSSK, encoded by the coding sequence ATGCGACTCCCTATGCCATCAAGGCCGTACCTCTATATAATGGGTGTGCTCGGTGCGTGCTTTTTTTCGTCGTCGGTCCTGGCTTTCCAGCCGGACGACAACAAGGCCCGGAGCATCGCCCATTACACCATGGGGGTGATCCGCGATTTTGAAGGCGCCACCGAGGATGCCATCGCGGAATTCGAGAAGGCCGCGGAATACGACAACGCCAATTACGCGGTCCACCTGCGCCTCGGCGCCGATTATGCCCGTATCGGAAAATTGGACGGGGCCATCAGCGAACTGCAGCTGGCCCTGAAGCAGGATCCCGTCAACGTCCAGGCCCGGTATCTGCTCGCCCTCATTTATTCCACCCAAAAAGAATTCGACAAGGCCGCCCAGGAATACGAACTCATCCTGAAATCGTTCACCACGGTCGAGCCCGAGAACATCGAGATCTACGGTTATCTCGGCCAGCTGTATTATTCCCAGAAACAGTACGACAAAGCGATCCAGCAGTTTGAGACCATCCTCCAGATCGATCCCAAGAACGACGAGGTGATGTTTCTCCTCGGGGCCCTGTATCTGGAGGCCAATGACCGTCCGAAGGCGCTGGAAATGTTCTCCAAGGCCGTCGAGGTGAATCCCGACAACGACGGCTGCCTGAATTCCCTGGCGTATCTTTACGCCGAGGACGGCATTCAACTGGACAAGGCCCTGGAGATGGTGGAGCGGGCCGTGAGCATCGACCCTGACAACGGCGCCTACCTCGACAGCCTTGGGTGGGTTCATTTCAAGAAGGGGAATTACGAGGAGGCCTTGAAATTTCTCAAAGAGGCCGACAGCCGTCTTGAGGACCCGGTGATCAACGAGCATATCGGCGACGTTTACTACAAGCTCAATCAGCAGGATAACGCCAAAAAGTACTGGGGCCGGTCCCTGGAGCTTGATCCCGACCAGAGCCACCTTAAGGAAAAGATCCGCGAGCTGGACAAGCCGCAGGCCGCTGTCCCGAACCAGGTCTCATCGAAATAG
- the dinB gene encoding DNA polymerase IV: MSLRALSMPSPVIVHVDLDAFFASVEQRDRPSLRGRPVVIGANPKGGRGRGVVSTCSYEARRYGIHSAMPISQAYRLCPGAAFLPVDMDKYREASDKVFSIFYDFTPDIEPLSIDEAFLDMTGSFHFYQTPVKACLALKQRVRKEVGLTVSAGIAPVKMVAKIASSICKPDGLREIKEGEILNFLWPLTIDKLWGVGPKTQQGLNRMGIRTVGELAAASAEVLGKKFGESGLHLHALANGIDPRPVETTEEIKSVSHEHTFDEDTADAGLVRKTILVISEKLSRRLRKNGLQGRTVTVKIRLEGFKTYARAATLPERTNFTDVILGTARKIFEGFYRPGMKIRLIGVRVSQFEDAYIKESLFRDPRQEKMEGLHKVVDKIKDKFGEGAIHRGV, encoded by the coding sequence ATGTCCCTGAGAGCCCTGTCCATGCCTTCCCCGGTGATCGTCCATGTTGACCTGGACGCCTTTTTCGCGTCCGTTGAGCAAAGAGACCGCCCGTCCCTGCGGGGGAGGCCCGTGGTCATCGGCGCGAACCCGAAGGGCGGCCGCGGCCGGGGCGTTGTTTCGACCTGCTCTTACGAGGCCAGGCGCTACGGCATCCACTCCGCCATGCCGATCTCCCAGGCTTACCGGCTTTGCCCCGGCGCCGCGTTTCTTCCCGTGGACATGGACAAGTACCGCGAGGCTTCGGACAAGGTGTTTTCCATTTTTTATGATTTCACGCCGGACATCGAGCCTCTGAGCATTGACGAGGCGTTCCTGGACATGACCGGCAGTTTTCATTTTTATCAGACGCCGGTGAAGGCCTGCCTCGCGCTGAAGCAGCGGGTCAGGAAGGAGGTCGGGCTGACCGTTTCGGCCGGGATCGCACCGGTGAAAATGGTGGCCAAGATCGCGTCCTCGATCTGCAAACCCGACGGGCTACGCGAGATCAAAGAAGGGGAGATCCTGAATTTTCTCTGGCCGTTGACGATCGACAAGCTGTGGGGCGTGGGACCCAAGACCCAGCAGGGCCTCAACCGCATGGGGATCCGGACGGTCGGCGAGCTGGCCGCGGCTTCCGCCGAGGTCCTGGGAAAAAAGTTCGGTGAAAGCGGTTTGCACCTGCACGCCCTGGCCAACGGCATCGATCCCAGGCCCGTGGAGACCACGGAGGAGATCAAATCCGTCAGCCACGAACACACCTTTGATGAAGACACCGCCGACGCCGGGCTTGTCCGCAAGACGATCCTGGTGATCAGCGAAAAATTGTCCCGGCGTCTGCGCAAAAACGGATTGCAGGGGCGGACGGTCACGGTCAAGATCCGGCTGGAGGGGTTCAAGACATACGCCCGGGCGGCCACCCTTCCGGAGCGGACGAATTTCACGGACGTGATCCTTGGGACGGCCCGGAAGATTTTCGAAGGGTTTTACCGGCCCGGCATGAAGATCCGGCTGATCGGCGTGCGGGTGTCGCAGTTCGAGGACGCGTATATTAAGGAAAGCCTTTTTCGCGACCCCCGGCAGGAGAAAATGGAAGGCCTGCACAAGGTCGTGGACAAGATCAAGGACAAATTCGGCGAGGGCGCGATCCACCGGGGGGTTTGA
- a CDS encoding lipoprotein, whose translation MKKILPLLTTVFVLSGCAKLAHLQELLTLKSYSEEKDAQTKFIESQDKKFEQLLAVVKSGRMGDYPDRKTAVKAFGVPVLARSVERAGQQQDECLYRYARGYLNSDKVYLYFDSSDRLTEWEFVPAPAEISRTMEGSDEQNQDRAP comes from the coding sequence GTGAAAAAAATCCTGCCGCTGTTGACCACGGTCTTTGTCCTGTCCGGCTGCGCCAAACTGGCGCACCTGCAGGAGCTCCTGACCCTCAAAAGTTATTCCGAGGAGAAGGACGCCCAGACCAAATTCATCGAGAGCCAGGACAAGAAATTCGAACAGCTGCTGGCCGTGGTGAAATCCGGGCGCATGGGGGATTATCCCGACCGGAAAACGGCCGTGAAGGCCTTCGGGGTCCCGGTCCTCGCCCGTTCCGTCGAGCGGGCGGGACAACAGCAAGACGAGTGTCTCTATCGCTACGCCCGGGGGTATCTCAACTCGGATAAGGTTTATCTCTATTTTGATTCATCGGACCGTTTGACGGAGTGGGAGTTTGTTCCCGCGCCGGCGGAGATTTCCCGAACAATGGAGGGAAGCGATGAGCAAAATCAAGATCGAGCGCCTTGA
- the pgeF gene encoding peptidoglycan editing factor PgeF: MSPTGTQSPADLFAAESLVAFVSDRAVDFALPPGGALTDAQRTDLSVKLGGCGTAVVNIRQVHGDRIITADVRSLSEDSVPEADAVVTRSPGVPIAVRTADCLPVFLFDPVRRCIGIAHAGWKGSRSGVAAKTLDVMIRQWGCRPSDLRAAFGPCIRPCCYEVGPEFRESFPDDLVVRHGSLYMDLAAVNRKQLLASGMDKSRIADSEICTCCSPGYFSFRREGQKAGRHLSLIMLTPSRF; encoded by the coding sequence ATGAGCCCGACGGGAACCCAGTCTCCCGCTGACCTTTTTGCCGCGGAAAGCCTCGTGGCGTTCGTCAGCGACCGCGCCGTGGATTTCGCCCTTCCTCCCGGAGGGGCGCTGACCGACGCGCAGAGAACAGATTTATCGGTGAAGCTCGGCGGCTGCGGGACGGCGGTCGTCAACATCCGCCAGGTCCACGGCGACAGGATCATCACGGCGGACGTCAGGAGTTTGTCCGAGGACAGTGTGCCCGAGGCCGATGCCGTTGTGACCCGGTCGCCCGGCGTCCCGATCGCGGTCCGGACCGCGGACTGCCTGCCGGTGTTCCTTTTTGACCCTGTCCGGCGATGCATCGGCATCGCCCACGCCGGCTGGAAAGGCAGCCGGTCGGGGGTCGCGGCCAAGACGCTTGATGTGATGATCCGGCAGTGGGGGTGCCGCCCGTCGGACCTGCGCGCGGCGTTCGGACCGTGCATCCGTCCGTGCTGCTACGAAGTCGGGCCGGAATTCCGGGAGTCTTTTCCCGATGATCTCGTGGTCCGGCACGGGTCTTTGTACATGGACCTGGCGGCCGTGAACAGAAAACAGTTGCTGGCGTCCGGGATGGACAAAAGCCGGATCGCCGATTCGGAGATCTGCACGTGCTGTTCTCCGGGATATTTTTCCTTCCGCCGGGAGGGACAGAAGGCCGGCCGGCATCTTTCGCTGATCATGCTGACGCCTTCCCGCTTTTAG
- the ispE gene encoding 4-(cytidine 5'-diphospho)-2-C-methyl-D-erythritol kinase, which translates to MNRIVLRSPAKLNLILKVLNKRPDGYHNLKTVFERIDLCDDIVLERNSSGKIRILCPDPQVPKGPKNLVYRAARTLQMDCGCRYGVTVRIRKRIPVAAGLAGGSSNAATTLLGLNQIWGLRLSRPKLLDYALRIGSDVPFFLMDCRWALGEGRGEQLTKLNIPTRLWHVLVVPRVKIYTKEVFVRLNLELTKTIDNVNILTQSLINKDYQRMKGLLSNDLESSILAIRPQLAVLKRRLAALNTLDVSFSGSGPSVFGITNCEKDARAIQAILRRKYSRVFVAQTA; encoded by the coding sequence ATGAACCGCATCGTCCTTCGATCTCCCGCCAAGCTGAACCTCATCCTGAAAGTCCTTAACAAAAGGCCGGACGGTTATCATAATTTGAAGACCGTTTTTGAGCGCATCGATCTCTGCGATGACATTGTCCTGGAGCGCAATTCCAGCGGAAAGATCCGGATCCTTTGCCCCGACCCGCAGGTGCCCAAAGGACCCAAAAATCTGGTTTACCGTGCGGCCCGGACGCTGCAGATGGATTGTGGCTGCCGTTACGGGGTGACGGTCCGCATCCGGAAGCGGATACCGGTGGCAGCCGGGTTGGCCGGAGGTTCAAGTAACGCGGCGACAACCCTTTTGGGGCTTAATCAAATCTGGGGCCTGCGGCTGTCCCGGCCGAAGCTCCTGGATTACGCCCTGCGGATCGGCAGCGACGTCCCGTTTTTCCTGATGGACTGCCGGTGGGCCCTGGGAGAGGGGCGGGGAGAGCAGCTCACAAAGCTCAATATCCCCACAAGGTTATGGCATGTTCTCGTCGTTCCCCGGGTCAAAATTTACACCAAAGAGGTCTTTGTCCGCCTGAATTTAGAGTTGACAAAGACAATCGATAATGTTAATATTCTTACTCAATCTTTAATAAATAAAGATTATCAGAGGATGAAAGGGCTGTTGTCCAACGATTTGGAGAGCAGTATCCTGGCCATCCGCCCTCAGCTGGCTGTGCTCAAGCGCAGGCTGGCGGCCCTGAACACGCTGGACGTGAGTTTTTCGGGGAGCGGGCCATCGGTATTTGGCATAACGAATTGTGAAAAAGACGCCAGGGCAATCCAGGCGATCCTCCGTCGAAAGTATAGCCGGGTTTTTGTCGCGCAGACAGCTTGA
- the hisG gene encoding ATP phosphoribosyltransferase: protein MKKLKLGLPKGSLQEATFKVFERAGFKVFVSSRSYFPHIDDADIDPVLLRAQEMSRYVEDGVLDCGITGADWIQENESDVVSLAELVYAKQTATKVRWVLAVPEESAIKSVQDLNGKRIATELVNFTRNYLKKQNVTADVEFSWGATEVKVATGLVDAIVELTETGSSLRAHNLRIVTTLCESTTQFIANKKAVQDPWKKEKMDQVVMLLKGAIDANGMVGLKLNVEEKNLDKVLKQLESLKNPTISGLSQKGWLAVETVIHEAKVRALIPQLKAAGAQGIIEYSLNKIIY from the coding sequence ATGAAAAAGCTTAAATTGGGTCTTCCCAAAGGAAGCCTGCAGGAAGCCACATTCAAGGTGTTTGAACGGGCGGGATTCAAGGTATTTGTTTCCAGCCGCTCGTATTTTCCGCATATTGACGACGCGGACATCGACCCCGTTCTCCTGCGGGCGCAGGAGATGTCCCGCTACGTCGAGGACGGAGTCCTCGACTGCGGCATCACCGGCGCCGACTGGATCCAGGAAAATGAATCGGACGTGGTGTCTCTGGCGGAGCTCGTGTATGCCAAACAGACGGCCACCAAGGTCCGCTGGGTGCTGGCCGTCCCGGAGGAATCCGCCATCAAATCGGTCCAGGACCTCAACGGCAAACGGATCGCCACGGAGCTTGTCAACTTTACGCGCAATTATCTGAAGAAGCAGAACGTTACCGCCGACGTGGAGTTCAGCTGGGGCGCGACCGAGGTCAAGGTTGCCACGGGGCTGGTGGACGCCATCGTTGAGCTCACGGAAACAGGCAGCAGCCTGCGGGCCCACAATCTGCGTATTGTCACGACGCTGTGCGAGTCCACCACGCAATTCATCGCCAACAAAAAAGCCGTCCAGGATCCCTGGAAAAAAGAAAAGATGGACCAGGTCGTGATGCTGCTCAAGGGCGCGATCGACGCGAACGGCATGGTGGGGTTGAAGCTGAACGTCGAGGAAAAGAATCTGGACAAGGTCCTGAAACAATTGGAGTCCCTGAAAAATCCGACCATCTCGGGTTTGAGCCAGAAGGGGTGGCTTGCGGTCGAGACCGTCATCCATGAGGCCAAGGTGCGCGCCCTGATCCCGCAGCTCAAGGCCGCCGGCGCCCAGGGTATCATCGAGTATTCGCTGAATAAGATTATTTATTAA
- a CDS encoding endonuclease III domain-containing protein — MPPSRRNILLRIYRSLSKAFGPQHWWPGETPFEVIVGAILTQNTNWRNVEKAIANLKEARLMSPAGLRSVSSARLSRLIRPSGYFNIKAGRLKNFIRLLFSEYDGRLDEMGREPLDALRKKLLEVKGIGPETADSILLYAFGKPVFVVDAYTKRVFFRHRIIGAGTEYHGVQKIFREGLPEDAALFNEYHALIVRLGKDHCRTRPRCAECPLNGLNKDRRYAYRGAKD; from the coding sequence ATGCCGCCATCCCGCCGAAATATCCTTCTTCGCATTTACCGTTCGCTGTCCAAGGCCTTCGGTCCCCAGCACTGGTGGCCGGGAGAGACGCCTTTCGAGGTGATCGTCGGCGCCATCCTCACCCAGAACACCAACTGGCGCAATGTCGAGAAGGCCATCGCGAATTTGAAAGAGGCCCGGCTGATGAGCCCCGCGGGGCTGAGGTCCGTTTCTTCGGCCCGGCTATCCCGCCTGATCCGCCCGTCGGGGTACTTCAACATCAAGGCCGGGCGGCTGAAGAATTTCATCCGGCTTCTGTTTTCGGAATATGACGGACGGCTGGACGAGATGGGGCGGGAACCGCTGGATGCCCTTCGGAAAAAACTGCTGGAGGTGAAGGGCATCGGTCCCGAGACTGCGGATTCGATCCTGCTGTACGCCTTCGGCAAACCGGTCTTTGTGGTGGACGCTTATACCAAGAGGGTTTTTTTCCGGCATCGCATCATCGGCGCCGGGACGGAGTATCATGGCGTGCAGAAAATTTTCAGGGAAGGTTTGCCCGAGGACGCCGCGCTTTTCAACGAATACCACGCCCTGATCGTCCGGCTCGGGAAAGATCACTGCCGGACACGGCCGCGGTGCGCGGAATGTCCCCTCAACGGATTGAACAAGGACCGCCGCTACGCTTACCGCGGCGCGAAAGATTGA
- a CDS encoding septation protein SpoVG family protein, whose amino-acid sequence MQITEIRVFLKEGQDKKLKAYTTVTFDNEFVVRNIKVIQGSTGMFIAMPSRKLKVPCPKCRFKNELGGKFCSQCGASLPVHTEDSLQKDAKAEHRDIAHPITQRFREYIQTEILGAYKKELEHHPHGTSQSGGFHEGDD is encoded by the coding sequence ATGCAGATCACCGAGATCCGCGTGTTCCTGAAAGAGGGGCAGGACAAGAAACTCAAGGCCTATACGACCGTGACATTTGATAACGAGTTTGTCGTCCGTAACATCAAAGTCATCCAGGGCTCGACGGGCATGTTCATCGCCATGCCCTCCCGCAAGCTCAAGGTCCCCTGCCCGAAGTGCCGTTTCAAAAACGAGCTCGGCGGCAAATTTTGCAGCCAGTGTGGCGCTTCCCTCCCCGTTCACACGGAAGACAGTCTCCAGAAAGACGCGAAAGCGGAGCACCGTGACATCGCCCATCCCATCACCCAGCGGTTTCGGGAGTACATCCAGACAGAAATTCTTGGGGCTTATAAGAAAGAACTGGAACATCATCCGCACGGGACTTCCCAGTCGGGAGGTTTCCATGAAGGAGACGACTGA
- a CDS encoding TlpA disulfide reductase family protein encodes MKVFARITLMMLALAVPFGTSHAMGQFYFLESPLVGEPAPDFTLKDLGGKDVNFASFREGKSSIIFFWATWCPVCEEKLKELSAKREELEQKGVKVLLVDLEETPKEVRSYLDNNKVAIDVVIDEKSSVAETYNIFGVPTLIFVDAAGVVQAVEHDLPENYLSILSVPPQPDQPQQL; translated from the coding sequence ATGAAGGTGTTCGCACGGATCACGTTGATGATGCTCGCGCTGGCTGTTCCCTTCGGAACGTCCCATGCGATGGGCCAGTTTTATTTTCTGGAAAGTCCTTTGGTGGGCGAACCGGCCCCGGACTTCACCCTGAAAGACCTCGGAGGCAAAGACGTGAACTTTGCCTCCTTCCGGGAGGGCAAAAGTTCGATCATCTTCTTTTGGGCAACGTGGTGTCCGGTGTGCGAGGAGAAGCTCAAGGAGTTGAGCGCCAAGCGCGAGGAACTGGAACAGAAAGGCGTTAAGGTCCTGCTGGTGGACCTGGAAGAGACGCCCAAGGAAGTCCGGTCGTATCTGGATAACAACAAGGTCGCGATCGATGTGGTGATTGACGAGAAATCGTCGGTCGCGGAAACATACAACATCTTCGGGGTCCCGACGCTGATCTTTGTGGACGCGGCGGGGGTCGTGCAGGCCGTGGAGCACGATCTGCCGGAGAATTATCTTTCGATCCTGTCCGTCCCGCCCCAGCCCGACCAGCCCCAGCAGCTTTGA